A single window of Camelus ferus isolate YT-003-E chromosome 7, BCGSAC_Cfer_1.0, whole genome shotgun sequence DNA harbors:
- the PMPCB gene encoding mitochondrial-processing peptidase subunit beta, protein MAAAAAAVAAARSLLLPAARRRLWGFTERLLVGGSAGRSLYLGGNRLRSTQAATQVVLNVPETRVTRLENGLRVASEDSGLSTCTVGLWIDAGSRYENEKNNGTAHFLEHMAFKGTKKRSQLDLELEIENMGAHLNAYTSREQTVYYAKAFSKDLPRAVEILADIIQNSTLGEAEIERERGVILREMQEVETNLQEVVFDYLHATAYQNTALGRTILGPTENIKSINRKDLVDYITTHYKGPRIVLAAAGGVSHDELLELAKFHFGDSLSTHQGEIPALPPCKFTGSEIRVRDDKMPLAHLAIAVEAVGWAHPDTICLMVANTLIGNWDRSFGGGMNLSSKLAQLTCHGNLCHSFQSFNTSYTDTGLWGIYMVCEPATVADMLFVVQKEWMRLCTSVTESEVARAKNLLKTNMLLQLDGSTPICEDIGRQMLCYNRRIPIPELEARIDAINAETIREVCTKYIYDKSPAVAAVGPIEQLPDFNQIRSNMCWLRD, encoded by the exons TCATTATATCTTGGAGGGAACAGATTGAGAAGTACACAGGCTGCTACACAAGTTGTTCTGAATGTTCCTGAAACACGAGTAACCCGTTTGGAGAACGGACTCAGAGTGGCCTCTGAAGACTCTGGGCTCTCAACGTGCACA GTTGGGCTCTGGATTGATGCTGGAAGTCGATatgaaaatgagaagaataatGGAACAGCTCACTTTCTGGAGCATATGGCTTTCAAG ggcaccaaaAAGAGATCCCAATTAGATCTGGAACTTGAGATTGAAAACATGGGTGCTCATCTCAATGCCTATACCTCCAGAGAGCAGACTGTATATTATGCCAAAGCATTCTCTAAAGATTTGCCAAGAG cTGTAGAAATTCTTGCTGATATAATACAGAACAGCACATTGGGAGAAGCAGAGATTGAACGTGAACGTGGAGTGATCCTTAGAGAGATGCAGGAAGTTGAAACCAATTTACAAGAAGTTGTTTTTGATTATCTTCATGCCACAGCTTATCAAAATACTGCACTGGGACGGACAATTTTGGGACCAACTGAAAATATCAA ATCTATAAATCGCAAGGACTTAGTGGATTATATAACCACACATTATAAGGGGCCAAGAATAGTACTTGCTGCTGCAGGAG GAGTTTCCCATGATGAACTGCTTGAGTTAGCAAAGTTTCATTTTGGTGACTCTTTGTCCACACACCAAGGAGAAAtaccagctctgcctccctgcaaGTTCACAGGAAGTGAG ATTCGAGTGAGAGATGACAAGATGCCTTTGGCACACCTTGCAATAGCTGTTGAAGCTGTTGGTTGGGCCCATCCAGATACAATCTGTCTCATGGTTGCAAACACACTGATTGGCAACTGGGATCGCTCTTTTGGAGGAGGAATG AATTTATCCAGCAAGCTGGCCCAGCTCACCTGTCATGGCAACCTCTGCCATAGCTTCCAGTCTTTCAACACTTCCTACACAGATACAGGATTATGGGGAATCTATATGGTTTGTGAACCAGCCACTGTAGCAGACATGCTGTTTGTTGTTCAGAAAGAATG GATGCGACTGTGTACCAGTGTCACTGAAAGTGAAGTTGCACGAGCCAAAAATCttctgaaaacaaacatgttGCTGCAGCTTGATG GTTCCACCCCCATCTGCGAAGATATTGGTAGGCAGATGTTATGCTATAATAGAAGAATTCCCATCCCTGAGCTTGAAGCAAGAATTGAT gCTATAAATGCTGAGACAATTCGAGAAGTGTGtaccaaatatatttatgataaGAGTCCAGCTGTTGCTGCTGTTG GTCCCATTGAGCAGCTACCAGATTTTAACCAGATTCGCAGTAACATGTGCTGGCTTCGTGATTAA
- the DNAJC2 gene encoding dnaJ homolog subfamily C member 2 isoform X2 codes for MLLLPSAADGQSTAITHALTSASTLCQVEPVGRWFEAFVKRRNRNASASFQELEDKKELSEESEDEELQLEEFPMLKTLDPKDWKNQDHYAVLGLSHVRYKATQRQIKAAHKAMVLKHHPDKRKAAGEPIKEGDNDYFTCITKAYEMLSDPVKRRAFNSVDPTFDNSVPSKSEAKDNFFEVFSPVFERNSRWSNKKNVPKLGDMNSSFEDVDAFYSFWYNFDSWREFSYLDEEEKEKAECRDERRWIEKQNRATRAQRKKEEMNRIRTLVDNAYSCDPRIKKFKEEEKAKKEAEKKAKAEAKRKEQEAKEKQRQAELEAARLAKEKEEEEVRQQALLAKKEKDIQKKAIKKERQKLRNSCKTWNHFSDNEAERVKMMEEVEKLCDRLELASLQCLNETLTSSTKEVGKAALEKQIEEINEQIRKEKEEAEARMRQASKNAEKSTGGGGNGSKHWSEDDLQLLIKAVNLFPAGTNSRWEVIANYMNIHSSSGVKRTAKDVIGKAKSLQKLDPHQKDDINKKAFDKFKKEHGVVSQADNATPSERFEGPCTDFTPWTTEEQKLLEQALKTYPVNTPERWEKIAEAVPGRTKKDCMKRYKELVEMVKAKKAAQEQVLNAGRAKK; via the exons ATGCTGCTCCTGCCAAGCGCTGCGGACGGCCAGAGCACCGCCATCACCCACGCTCTGACCTCTG CCTCAACACTCTGTCAAGTTGAACCTGTGGGAAGATGGTTTGAAGCTTTTGttaagaggagaaacagaaatgcTTCTGCCTCTTTTCAGGAACTGGAGGATAAGAAAGAGTTATCAGAGGAATCGGAAGATGAAGAATTGCAGCTAGAAGAGTTTCCCATGCTGAAAACACTTGATCCCAAAGACTGGAAG AACCAAGATCATTATGCAGTGCTTGGACTCAGCCATGTAAGATACAAAGCTACGCAAAGACAGATTAAAGCAGCTC ataaagcaATGGTTTTAAAACATCACCCAGACAAACGGAAAGCAGCTGGTGAACCAATAAAAGAAGGAGATAATGACTACTTCACATGCATAACTAAAG cttATGAAATGTTATCTGATCCAGTGAAAAGACGAGCATTTAACAGTGTAGATCCTACTTTTGATAACTCAGTTCCTTCTAAAAGTGAAGCAAAGGACAATTTCTTCGAAGTGTTTTCCCCAGTGTTTGAAAGGAATTCCAG GTGgtcaaataaaaagaatgttcCCAAGCTTGGTGATATGAATTCATCATTTGAAGATGTAgatgcattttattctttctg GTATAATTTTGATTCTTGGAGAGAATTTTCTTATttagatgaagaagaaaaagaaaaagcagaatg tCGTGACGAAAGGAGGTGGattgaaaagcaaaacagagcaactagggcacagaggaaaaaagaagaaatgaacagaataAGGACATTAGTTG ataATGCATATAGCTGTGATCCAAGgataaaaaagtttaaagaagaagaaaaagccaagaaagaagcagaaaagaaagcaaaagctgAGGCAAAACGAAAGGAGCAAGAAGCTAAAGAAAAA CAAAGGCAAGCTGAATTAGAAGCTGCTCGGTTagcaaaagagaaggaagaagaggaagttaGACAACAAGCCTTAttggcaaagaaggaaaaagacatcCAGAAAAAAGCCATTAAGAAGGAAAGGCAAAAACTTCGAAACTCATGCAAG ACCTGGAATCACTTTTCTGATAATGAGGCAGAACGTGTTAAAATGATGGAAGAAGTGGAAAAACTTTGTGATCGGCTTGAACTAGCAAG ctTGCAGTGCTTGAATGAAACACTCACATCATCTACAAAAGAAGTAGGAAAGGCTGCTCTGGAAAAACAG atagaagaaataaatgagcaaattagaaaagagaaagaggaagctgaggctcgtATGCGACAAGCATCTAAGAATGCAGAGAAATCAACTGGTGGAGGTGGAAATGGCAGTAAACATTGGTCAGAAGATGATCTGCAATTACTCATTAAAGCTGTGAACCTCTTCCCTGCTGGAACAAATTCAAG ATGGGAAGTTATTGCTaattacatgaacatacattcttCTTCTGGAGTTAAGAGAACCGCCAAAGATGTTATTGGCAAAGCAAAGAGTCTTCAAAAACTTG ACCCTCATCAAAAAGATGATATAAACAAAAAGgcttttgataaatttaaaaaagaacatggagTGGTGTCTCAAGCAGACAATGCAACACCTTCAGAACGATTTGAAG gtCCATGCACAGATTTCACCCCTTGGACAACAGAAGAACAGAAGCTTTTGGAACAAGCTTTGAAAACATACCCAGTAAATACACCtgaaagatgggaaaaaataGCAGAAGCAGTGCCTGGCAGGACAAAGAAGGACTGCATGAAACGATATAAG GAGCTTGTGGAGATGGTAAAAGCCAAGAAAGCTGCTCAAGAGCAAGTGCTGAATGCAGGTAGAGCCAAGAAATGA
- the DNAJC2 gene encoding dnaJ homolog subfamily C member 2 isoform X1, whose amino-acid sequence MLKTLDPKDWKNQDHYAVLGLSHVRYKATQRQIKAAHKAMVLKHHPDKRKAAGEPIKEGDNDYFTCITKAYEMLSDPVKRRAFNSVDPTFDNSVPSKSEAKDNFFEVFSPVFERNSRWSNKKNVPKLGDMNSSFEDVDAFYSFWYNFDSWREFSYLDEEEKEKAECRDERRWIEKQNRATRAQRKKEEMNRIRTLVDNAYSCDPRIKKFKEEEKAKKEAEKKAKAEAKRKEQEAKEKQRQAELEAARLAKEKEEEEVRQQALLAKKEKDIQKKAIKKERQKLRNSCKTWNHFSDNEAERVKMMEEVEKLCDRLELASLQCLNETLTSSTKEVGKAALEKQIEEINEQIRKEKEEAEARMRQASKNAEKSTGGGGNGSKHWSEDDLQLLIKAVNLFPAGTNSRWEVIANYMNIHSSSGVKRTAKDVIGKAKSLQKLDPHQKDDINKKAFDKFKKEHGVVSQADNATPSERFEGPCTDFTPWTTEEQKLLEQALKTYPVNTPERWEKIAEAVPGRTKKDCMKRYKELVEMVKAKKAAQEQVLNAGRAKK is encoded by the exons ATGCTGAAAACACTTGATCCCAAAGACTGGAAG AACCAAGATCATTATGCAGTGCTTGGACTCAGCCATGTAAGATACAAAGCTACGCAAAGACAGATTAAAGCAGCTC ataaagcaATGGTTTTAAAACATCACCCAGACAAACGGAAAGCAGCTGGTGAACCAATAAAAGAAGGAGATAATGACTACTTCACATGCATAACTAAAG cttATGAAATGTTATCTGATCCAGTGAAAAGACGAGCATTTAACAGTGTAGATCCTACTTTTGATAACTCAGTTCCTTCTAAAAGTGAAGCAAAGGACAATTTCTTCGAAGTGTTTTCCCCAGTGTTTGAAAGGAATTCCAG GTGgtcaaataaaaagaatgttcCCAAGCTTGGTGATATGAATTCATCATTTGAAGATGTAgatgcattttattctttctg GTATAATTTTGATTCTTGGAGAGAATTTTCTTATttagatgaagaagaaaaagaaaaagcagaatg tCGTGACGAAAGGAGGTGGattgaaaagcaaaacagagcaactagggcacagaggaaaaaagaagaaatgaacagaataAGGACATTAGTTG ataATGCATATAGCTGTGATCCAAGgataaaaaagtttaaagaagaagaaaaagccaagaaagaagcagaaaagaaagcaaaagctgAGGCAAAACGAAAGGAGCAAGAAGCTAAAGAAAAA CAAAGGCAAGCTGAATTAGAAGCTGCTCGGTTagcaaaagagaaggaagaagaggaagttaGACAACAAGCCTTAttggcaaagaaggaaaaagacatcCAGAAAAAAGCCATTAAGAAGGAAAGGCAAAAACTTCGAAACTCATGCAAG ACCTGGAATCACTTTTCTGATAATGAGGCAGAACGTGTTAAAATGATGGAAGAAGTGGAAAAACTTTGTGATCGGCTTGAACTAGCAAG ctTGCAGTGCTTGAATGAAACACTCACATCATCTACAAAAGAAGTAGGAAAGGCTGCTCTGGAAAAACAG atagaagaaataaatgagcaaattagaaaagagaaagaggaagctgaggctcgtATGCGACAAGCATCTAAGAATGCAGAGAAATCAACTGGTGGAGGTGGAAATGGCAGTAAACATTGGTCAGAAGATGATCTGCAATTACTCATTAAAGCTGTGAACCTCTTCCCTGCTGGAACAAATTCAAG ATGGGAAGTTATTGCTaattacatgaacatacattcttCTTCTGGAGTTAAGAGAACCGCCAAAGATGTTATTGGCAAAGCAAAGAGTCTTCAAAAACTTG ACCCTCATCAAAAAGATGATATAAACAAAAAGgcttttgataaatttaaaaaagaacatggagTGGTGTCTCAAGCAGACAATGCAACACCTTCAGAACGATTTGAAG gtCCATGCACAGATTTCACCCCTTGGACAACAGAAGAACAGAAGCTTTTGGAACAAGCTTTGAAAACATACCCAGTAAATACACCtgaaagatgggaaaaaataGCAGAAGCAGTGCCTGGCAGGACAAAGAAGGACTGCATGAAACGATATAAG GAGCTTGTGGAGATGGTAAAAGCCAAGAAAGCTGCTCAAGAGCAAGTGCTGAATGCAGGTAGAGCCAAGAAATGA
- the DNAJC2 gene encoding dnaJ homolog subfamily C member 2 isoform X4 yields MLLLPSAADGQSTAITHALTSASTLCQVEPVGRWFEAFVKRRNRNASASFQELEDKKELSEESEDEELQLEEFPMLKTLDPKDWKNQDHYAVLGLSHVRYKATQRQIKAAHKAMVLKHHPDKRKAAGEPIKEGDNDYFTCITKAYEMLSDPVKRRAFNSVDPTFDNSVPSKSEAKDNFFEVFSPVFERNSRWSNKKNVPKLGDMNSSFEDVDAFYSFWYNFDSWREFSYLDEEEKEKAECRDERRWIEKQNRATRAQRKKEEMNRIRTLVDNAYSCDPRIKKFKEEEKAKKEAEKKAKAEAKRKEQEAKEKQRQAELEAARLAKEKEEEEVRQQALLAKKEKDIQKKAIKKERQKLRNSCKTWNHFSDNEAERVKMMEEVEKLCDRLELASLQCLNETLTSSTKEVGKAALEKQIEEINEQIRKEKEEAEARMRQASKNAEKSTGGGGNGSKHWSEDDLQLLIKAVNLFPAGTNSRWEVIANYMNIHSSSGVKRTAKDVIGKAKSLQKLDPHQKDDINKKAFDKFKKEHGVVSQADNATPSERFEGPCTDFTPWTTEEQKLLEQALKTYPVNTPERWEKIAEAVPGRTKKDCMKRYKELVEMVKAKKAAQEQVLNAAMATSDSFS; encoded by the exons ATGCTGCTCCTGCCAAGCGCTGCGGACGGCCAGAGCACCGCCATCACCCACGCTCTGACCTCTG CCTCAACACTCTGTCAAGTTGAACCTGTGGGAAGATGGTTTGAAGCTTTTGttaagaggagaaacagaaatgcTTCTGCCTCTTTTCAGGAACTGGAGGATAAGAAAGAGTTATCAGAGGAATCGGAAGATGAAGAATTGCAGCTAGAAGAGTTTCCCATGCTGAAAACACTTGATCCCAAAGACTGGAAG AACCAAGATCATTATGCAGTGCTTGGACTCAGCCATGTAAGATACAAAGCTACGCAAAGACAGATTAAAGCAGCTC ataaagcaATGGTTTTAAAACATCACCCAGACAAACGGAAAGCAGCTGGTGAACCAATAAAAGAAGGAGATAATGACTACTTCACATGCATAACTAAAG cttATGAAATGTTATCTGATCCAGTGAAAAGACGAGCATTTAACAGTGTAGATCCTACTTTTGATAACTCAGTTCCTTCTAAAAGTGAAGCAAAGGACAATTTCTTCGAAGTGTTTTCCCCAGTGTTTGAAAGGAATTCCAG GTGgtcaaataaaaagaatgttcCCAAGCTTGGTGATATGAATTCATCATTTGAAGATGTAgatgcattttattctttctg GTATAATTTTGATTCTTGGAGAGAATTTTCTTATttagatgaagaagaaaaagaaaaagcagaatg tCGTGACGAAAGGAGGTGGattgaaaagcaaaacagagcaactagggcacagaggaaaaaagaagaaatgaacagaataAGGACATTAGTTG ataATGCATATAGCTGTGATCCAAGgataaaaaagtttaaagaagaagaaaaagccaagaaagaagcagaaaagaaagcaaaagctgAGGCAAAACGAAAGGAGCAAGAAGCTAAAGAAAAA CAAAGGCAAGCTGAATTAGAAGCTGCTCGGTTagcaaaagagaaggaagaagaggaagttaGACAACAAGCCTTAttggcaaagaaggaaaaagacatcCAGAAAAAAGCCATTAAGAAGGAAAGGCAAAAACTTCGAAACTCATGCAAG ACCTGGAATCACTTTTCTGATAATGAGGCAGAACGTGTTAAAATGATGGAAGAAGTGGAAAAACTTTGTGATCGGCTTGAACTAGCAAG ctTGCAGTGCTTGAATGAAACACTCACATCATCTACAAAAGAAGTAGGAAAGGCTGCTCTGGAAAAACAG atagaagaaataaatgagcaaattagaaaagagaaagaggaagctgaggctcgtATGCGACAAGCATCTAAGAATGCAGAGAAATCAACTGGTGGAGGTGGAAATGGCAGTAAACATTGGTCAGAAGATGATCTGCAATTACTCATTAAAGCTGTGAACCTCTTCCCTGCTGGAACAAATTCAAG ATGGGAAGTTATTGCTaattacatgaacatacattcttCTTCTGGAGTTAAGAGAACCGCCAAAGATGTTATTGGCAAAGCAAAGAGTCTTCAAAAACTTG ACCCTCATCAAAAAGATGATATAAACAAAAAGgcttttgataaatttaaaaaagaacatggagTGGTGTCTCAAGCAGACAATGCAACACCTTCAGAACGATTTGAAG gtCCATGCACAGATTTCACCCCTTGGACAACAGAAGAACAGAAGCTTTTGGAACAAGCTTTGAAAACATACCCAGTAAATACACCtgaaagatgggaaaaaataGCAGAAGCAGTGCCTGGCAGGACAAAGAAGGACTGCATGAAACGATATAAG GAGCTTGTGGAGATGGTAAAAGCCAAGAAAGCTGCTCAAGAGCAAGTGCTGAATGCAG caatgGCAACTTCAGATTCATTTTCGTAA
- the DNAJC2 gene encoding dnaJ homolog subfamily C member 2 isoform X3: MLKTLDPKDWKNQDHYAVLGLSHVRYKATQRQIKAAHKAMVLKHHPDKRKAAGEPIKEGDNDYFTCITKAYEMLSDPVKRRAFNSVDPTFDNSVPSKSEAKDNFFEVFSPVFERNSRWSNKKNVPKLGDMNSSFEDVDAFYSFWYNFDSWREFSYLDEEEKEKAECRDERRWIEKQNRATRAQRKKEEMNRIRTLVDNAYSCDPRIKKFKEEEKAKKEAEKKAKAEAKRKEQEAKEKQRQAELEAARLAKEKEEEEVRQQALLAKKEKDIQKKAIKKERQKLRNSCKTWNHFSDNEAERVKMMEEVEKLCDRLELASLQCLNETLTSSTKEVGKAALEKQIEEINEQIRKEKEEAEARMRQASKNAEKSTGGGGNGSKHWSEDDLQLLIKAVNLFPAGTNSRWEVIANYMNIHSSSGVKRTAKDVIGKAKSLQKLDPHQKDDINKKAFDKFKKEHGVVSQADNATPSERFEGPCTDFTPWTTEEQKLLEQALKTYPVNTPERWEKIAEAVPGRTKKDCMKRYKELVEMVKAKKAAQEQVLNAAMATSDSFS; the protein is encoded by the exons ATGCTGAAAACACTTGATCCCAAAGACTGGAAG AACCAAGATCATTATGCAGTGCTTGGACTCAGCCATGTAAGATACAAAGCTACGCAAAGACAGATTAAAGCAGCTC ataaagcaATGGTTTTAAAACATCACCCAGACAAACGGAAAGCAGCTGGTGAACCAATAAAAGAAGGAGATAATGACTACTTCACATGCATAACTAAAG cttATGAAATGTTATCTGATCCAGTGAAAAGACGAGCATTTAACAGTGTAGATCCTACTTTTGATAACTCAGTTCCTTCTAAAAGTGAAGCAAAGGACAATTTCTTCGAAGTGTTTTCCCCAGTGTTTGAAAGGAATTCCAG GTGgtcaaataaaaagaatgttcCCAAGCTTGGTGATATGAATTCATCATTTGAAGATGTAgatgcattttattctttctg GTATAATTTTGATTCTTGGAGAGAATTTTCTTATttagatgaagaagaaaaagaaaaagcagaatg tCGTGACGAAAGGAGGTGGattgaaaagcaaaacagagcaactagggcacagaggaaaaaagaagaaatgaacagaataAGGACATTAGTTG ataATGCATATAGCTGTGATCCAAGgataaaaaagtttaaagaagaagaaaaagccaagaaagaagcagaaaagaaagcaaaagctgAGGCAAAACGAAAGGAGCAAGAAGCTAAAGAAAAA CAAAGGCAAGCTGAATTAGAAGCTGCTCGGTTagcaaaagagaaggaagaagaggaagttaGACAACAAGCCTTAttggcaaagaaggaaaaagacatcCAGAAAAAAGCCATTAAGAAGGAAAGGCAAAAACTTCGAAACTCATGCAAG ACCTGGAATCACTTTTCTGATAATGAGGCAGAACGTGTTAAAATGATGGAAGAAGTGGAAAAACTTTGTGATCGGCTTGAACTAGCAAG ctTGCAGTGCTTGAATGAAACACTCACATCATCTACAAAAGAAGTAGGAAAGGCTGCTCTGGAAAAACAG atagaagaaataaatgagcaaattagaaaagagaaagaggaagctgaggctcgtATGCGACAAGCATCTAAGAATGCAGAGAAATCAACTGGTGGAGGTGGAAATGGCAGTAAACATTGGTCAGAAGATGATCTGCAATTACTCATTAAAGCTGTGAACCTCTTCCCTGCTGGAACAAATTCAAG ATGGGAAGTTATTGCTaattacatgaacatacattcttCTTCTGGAGTTAAGAGAACCGCCAAAGATGTTATTGGCAAAGCAAAGAGTCTTCAAAAACTTG ACCCTCATCAAAAAGATGATATAAACAAAAAGgcttttgataaatttaaaaaagaacatggagTGGTGTCTCAAGCAGACAATGCAACACCTTCAGAACGATTTGAAG gtCCATGCACAGATTTCACCCCTTGGACAACAGAAGAACAGAAGCTTTTGGAACAAGCTTTGAAAACATACCCAGTAAATACACCtgaaagatgggaaaaaataGCAGAAGCAGTGCCTGGCAGGACAAAGAAGGACTGCATGAAACGATATAAG GAGCTTGTGGAGATGGTAAAAGCCAAGAAAGCTGCTCAAGAGCAAGTGCTGAATGCAG caatgGCAACTTCAGATTCATTTTCGTAA